In the genome of Microcoleus sp. FACHB-672, one region contains:
- a CDS encoding NACHT C-terminal helical domain 2-containing protein, whose translation MGRRTLKASSDGIRLANIALNKNTWNQTSLRRDTGLSRSTISKFFTGKPVDHIIFDRLCRKLGLDWEEIADDLPKEQERAAPEPNPTPKIEIDSLVREVIDIDSLVRQVREKVKPTKFFTGKPVDHIIFDRLCRKLGLDWEEIANDLPKEQERAAPEPNPTRKIEIDALVQEVREKVQPIIQERCGTMRVLDMTQPIGLNDIYTNVNILEKITGRRRKDIAELLQECNSEDFERFGLGRIIEKRVPGLDAVEKNPKLMILGKPGAGKTTFLKYVAMQCIAGKFQAERVPVFVTLKDFAEAANKPGLLKYICQQFSKATNKPGSLEYIYQQFSKVGAETHFCISVKEAITHGRALVLFDGLDEVREDDSERVLKEIRDFSEQYHDSHFVMTCRIAAREYTFDKFTEVEISDFDDNQIATFATNWFKGKVVKSETFLKRIKGNQRIRELATNPLLLTLLCLVFEESGDFPANRSELYKEGLDALLKKWDAKRGIERYQIYKKLSVQGKEDLLSKIALTTFEQGDYFFKQKAAELYITDYIRNLPHAKTSLKALQLDSEKVLQSIEAQHGLLVERAKGIYSFSHLTFHEYFTAREIIVGKQSSEEALQNLLSHITETRWREVFLLAAGMSPSADRLLLLMKKQADSLVEDDQKLQEFLIWLREKSDSVEGSYKPAAVRAFYFDCSLDRSLDLNRSLDHSLNRSLDHSLNRSLDLDRSLNRSLDHSLNRSLYLDRSLDLDRSFYLDLDHSLSLYLDHSLSLDLKKTLQELKEQLPTLNAEEKIFKEWWKDNGRAWTKQLRAVMIKYRNIGHDWQFSQDQKELLQQYYNANLLLVNCLDSDCYLSREVRQEIENTLLLPIAEIEKHRHPA comes from the coding sequence ATGGGAAGACGTACGCTCAAGGCATCTTCAGACGGCATCCGGTTGGCAAACATAGCTCTAAACAAAAATACGTGGAATCAGACGAGTTTAAGGCGTGACACTGGTTTGAGTCGCTCTACGATTTCCAAATTTTTCACTGGCAAACCAGTTGACCACATCATTTTCGACCGTCTTTGTAGAAAGTTAGGTCTGGATTGGGAGGAGATTGCCGACGATCTACCCAAAGAACAAGAACGGGCAGCACCTGAGCCAAATCCAACCCCCAAAATTGAGATTGATAGCTTGGTACGCGAGGTGATTGATATTGATAGCTTGGTACGCCAGGTGAGGGAAAAGGTAAAACCCACCAAATTTTTCACTGGCAAACCAGTTGACCACATCATTTTCGACCGTCTTTGCAGAAAGTTAGGTCTGGATTGGGAGGAGATTGCCAACGATCTACCCAAAGAACAAGAACGGGCAGCACCTGAGCCAAATCCAACCCGCAAAATTGAGATTGACGCGCTTGTGCAAGAGGTACGGGAAAAGGTACAACCCATTATTCAAGAACGTTGCGGCACAATGCGCGTGCTGGATATGACTCAGCCTATCGGGTTGAATGATATCTACACCAACGTGAATATTCTGGAGAAAATTACAGGACGCCGACGCAAAGACATTGCTGAACTATTGCAAGAATGTAACTCAGAGGATTTTGAGCGTTTTGGACTTGGTAGAATCATTGAAAAACGAGTGCCAGGACTGGATGCCGTCGAGAAAAATCCCAAGCTGATGATCTTGGGAAAACCGGGAGCGGGAAAAACCACATTTTTGAAGTATGTAGCGATGCAGTGTATTGCGGGAAAATTTCAGGCAGAGCGAGTGCCGGTTTTTGTCACCCTCAAGGACTTTGCAGAAGCTGCAAATAAACCCGGATTACTGAAATACATCTGTCAGCAATTTTCTAAGGCTACAAATAAACCCGGATCACTGGAATACATCTATCAGCAATTTTCTAAGGTTGGCGCAGAAACGCATTTTTGCATATCTGTCAAAGAGGCAATTACCCACGGTAGAGCGTTGGTTTTGTTTGATGGCTTGGATGAAGTTAGAGAAGATGACAGCGAACGTGTTTTAAAAGAAATTCGTGATTTCTCTGAGCAGTATCATGACAGTCACTTTGTGATGACTTGCCGGATTGCAGCGCGGGAATATACCTTTGATAAATTTACAGAGGTGGAAATTTCTGATTTTGATGATAATCAAATTGCTACGTTTGCAACCAACTGGTTTAAGGGTAAAGTCGTCAAATCGGAAACTTTTCTTAAACGTATTAAAGGCAATCAACGAATCAGAGAGCTGGCCACAAATCCGCTGTTGCTGACGCTCTTATGTTTGGTCTTTGAAGAATCCGGAGATTTTCCGGCAAATCGGTCTGAACTGTACAAAGAAGGACTGGATGCACTGCTGAAGAAATGGGATGCTAAGCGCGGAATTGAGCGCTATCAGATTTACAAAAAGCTATCCGTTCAAGGTAAGGAAGATTTACTCAGCAAAATAGCCTTGACTACCTTTGAACAAGGAGACTATTTCTTCAAGCAAAAAGCAGCAGAACTCTACATCACAGATTACATCCGCAATTTACCCCATGCTAAGACTAGCCTGAAAGCATTGCAACTGGACAGTGAGAAAGTATTACAATCCATTGAAGCTCAACACGGGCTATTAGTAGAAAGGGCTAAGGGAATTTACTCATTTTCCCACCTGACATTTCATGAGTATTTCACAGCTAGAGAGATTATTGTCGGCAAACAATCATCAGAGGAAGCATTGCAAAATCTGCTCAGCCACATCACCGAAACACGCTGGCGGGAAGTCTTTTTACTCGCGGCTGGGATGTCGCCAAGTGCAGATCGGCTATTGCTGCTCATGAAAAAGCAAGCTGATTCGCTTGTAGAAGATGATCAGAAATTGCAGGAGTTCTTGATATGGCTAAGGGAGAAATCTGATTCAGTTGAGGGTTCATACAAACCAGCAGCAGTTCGGGCTTTTTACTTCGACTGCTCCCTCGACCGCTCCCTCGACCTCAACCGCTCCCTCGACCACTCCCTCAACCGCTCCCTCGACCACTCCCTCAACCGCTCCCTCGACCTCGACCGCTCCCTCAACCGCTCCCTCGACCACTCCCTCAACCGCTCCCTTTACCTCGACCGCTCCCTCGACCTCGACCGCTCCTTCTACCTCGACCTCGACCACTCCCTCTCCCTCTACCTCGACCACTCCCTCTCCCTCGACCTCAAGAAAACACTGCAAGAACTTAAAGAACAATTACCGACTCTAAATGCTGAGGAAAAAATATTTAAAGAATGGTGGAAAGATAATGGTCGGGCTTGGACTAAGCAATTAAGAGCCGTAATGATTAAGTATCGCAATATTGGGCACGATTGGCAGTTCAGCCAAGACCAAAAGGAATTGCTTCAGCAGTATTACAATGCCAACTTGTTGCTAGTCAATTGCTTGGATAGCGATTGTTATCTGTCCCGTGAGGTGCGGCAGGAAATAGAAAATACCTTGTTGTTACCCATTGCAGAAATTGAAAAACACCGGCACCCCGCATAA
- the sbcC gene encoding exonuclease subunit SbcC, with the protein MIPHQLILKNFLSYSDATLEFAGLHTACICGPNGAGKSSLLEAIAWSIWGQSRAASEDDIIHMGAKEARVDFTFQNNDQIYRIIRSRQRGHASGLEFQIATGDGFRALTERGVRATQEKIIQHLKLDYDTFINSAYLRQGRADEFMLKRPTERKEILAELLKLNHYDELAEQAKDRSRQFKGQIEVLEQSLQSIQAQLQVKPAIAEELAQLEEIIAQLHREQDSDRQQLQQLQAQQHQRQTWQQQQVWHRQQYDQLSSECDRLQQELATTRRRQQELEALLQQQQAIDAGYAQFLQLQAQEEIQVSKWQTHQDIQERRQQVQQQLTQHLSYLGGQISSAKAQLDALLQQEEEIQQTLKQAPEIEAGMAQLQQARDRLAGLDQLQTQVAPLIQRRNSLQTELERAHARMSARLEELYNQAYQLQTQQQHQPQLQKAIMEVAGQLEDLEKKRVYQQRVREKGLERRSFMERLQAHQRDYEMKLSEMEQKMLMLQKGAVEQESRGNSAISLMNSQFPPCPLCDRPLDEHHWDLVMEKHQAEQQEILNQLWVVREQLATSEREIQVLRTEYQQLSHELAGYDALRERRGSLQAQLDATTSDRHRLQQLAEEKEKLERALSTGTYATEVYAELQQLDGKLQQLNYDEKDHALTRGQVDRWRWAEIKQAEIKTATRRQAQIDARKPELQAQIAQLTQDLEQQQTSSEFSQQIAGLEQQLAELGYDRQAHKAVSEARGKAQTWLARYQELLSAREQYPQLSIRAEDLTSRLQVRNQDRQAIANQIESINRQLLETPDAGSKIQSLEQQISARRTQLDSRLASLGRLQQQQQHLENLQMQLSEQQQQLQTGLRQQRVYQELAAAFGKNGIQALMIENVLPQLEAETNQILSRLSANQLHIQFVTQRAGKSKKASSKSAGKLIDTLDILIADARGTRPYETYSGGEAFRINFAIRLALARLLAHRSGTALQMLIVDEGFGTQDAEGCDRLISAINAIAPEFACILTVTHMPQFKEAFQARIEVVKTPNGSKISLSV; encoded by the coding sequence ATGATTCCGCATCAACTGATCCTAAAAAACTTTCTAAGTTACTCGGACGCAACCCTAGAGTTTGCCGGCTTGCACACCGCTTGCATTTGTGGGCCGAATGGTGCCGGTAAATCTTCCCTACTCGAAGCGATCGCCTGGTCAATTTGGGGTCAAAGCCGCGCCGCCTCGGAAGACGATATCATCCACATGGGAGCCAAAGAAGCCCGTGTCGATTTTACCTTCCAGAATAACGATCAAATCTATCGCATCATTCGCAGCCGGCAGCGAGGACACGCATCTGGCTTGGAATTTCAAATAGCCACCGGCGATGGTTTTCGGGCGTTAACCGAACGCGGCGTTCGGGCGACGCAAGAGAAAATTATTCAACATTTGAAACTCGACTACGACACGTTTATTAACTCTGCTTACTTGCGCCAAGGTCGAGCTGATGAATTCATGCTCAAGCGCCCCACTGAACGCAAAGAAATTTTAGCGGAGTTGCTCAAACTCAACCATTATGACGAATTAGCAGAACAAGCAAAAGACCGCTCACGCCAATTTAAAGGTCAGATAGAAGTATTAGAGCAGAGTTTGCAATCAATTCAAGCTCAATTGCAAGTCAAGCCGGCAATTGCCGAAGAACTCGCGCAACTTGAAGAAATTATCGCTCAGTTGCATCGTGAACAAGACAGCGATCGGCAACAATTGCAACAACTGCAAGCTCAACAGCATCAACGACAAACTTGGCAACAACAGCAAGTGTGGCACCGGCAGCAATACGATCAGCTCAGCAGTGAATGCGATCGCTTGCAACAAGAACTTGCCACTACGCGCCGGCGACAGCAAGAATTAGAAGCACTTTTGCAACAGCAACAAGCAATTGATGCCGGTTACGCCCAATTCTTGCAACTGCAAGCCCAAGAAGAAATTCAAGTTTCCAAGTGGCAAACCCACCAAGATATTCAAGAACGCCGGCAGCAGGTGCAACAACAGCTTACGCAACATCTGTCTTACCTTGGCGGCCAAATTTCTTCAGCCAAAGCCCAGTTAGACGCCTTATTGCAACAGGAAGAAGAAATTCAGCAAACCCTGAAACAAGCGCCAGAAATAGAAGCCGGCATGGCTCAATTGCAACAAGCGCGGGATAGACTGGCCGGCCTGGATCAGTTGCAAACTCAAGTCGCCCCCCTAATTCAGCGCCGCAACAGCCTGCAAACCGAACTGGAACGCGCCCATGCTCGGATGAGTGCTCGTCTGGAAGAACTTTATAACCAAGCTTACCAACTGCAAACGCAGCAACAACATCAGCCGCAACTGCAAAAAGCGATCATGGAAGTGGCCGGCCAGTTGGAAGATTTAGAGAAAAAGCGCGTTTACCAGCAGCGAGTGCGGGAAAAAGGACTGGAACGGCGCAGCTTTATGGAACGCCTGCAAGCGCATCAGCGGGATTATGAGATGAAGCTCTCAGAAATGGAGCAAAAAATGCTGATGTTGCAAAAGGGAGCCGTTGAGCAGGAAAGTCGGGGAAATTCTGCGATTTCACTGATGAACTCACAATTTCCGCCCTGTCCCTTGTGCGATCGCCCGCTAGATGAACATCACTGGGACTTGGTGATGGAAAAACATCAAGCGGAACAGCAAGAAATTCTCAATCAGTTGTGGGTGGTGCGAGAGCAACTGGCCACATCCGAGCGGGAGATTCAAGTTCTACGAACGGAATATCAGCAGCTAAGCCACGAACTGGCCGGTTATGACGCCCTACGAGAGCGTCGCGGCAGCTTGCAGGCGCAATTAGATGCGACAACATCCGACCGGCACCGGCTGCAACAATTGGCAGAGGAAAAAGAAAAGCTAGAGCGAGCGCTCTCCACCGGCACCTATGCCACTGAGGTGTATGCAGAACTGCAACAGCTTGACGGGAAATTGCAACAGCTCAACTACGACGAGAAAGATCACGCCCTGACTCGCGGACAGGTGGATCGCTGGCGCTGGGCGGAAATTAAGCAGGCAGAAATTAAAACCGCAACGCGCCGGCAAGCCCAAATTGACGCCCGCAAGCCAGAATTACAAGCGCAAATCGCCCAACTCACCCAGGATCTCGAACAGCAGCAAACGTCTTCGGAATTTTCCCAACAAATTGCCGGTCTTGAGCAGCAGTTGGCTGAACTCGGTTACGATCGGCAAGCCCATAAAGCAGTCAGTGAAGCCAGAGGCAAGGCGCAAACTTGGCTAGCGCGTTACCAAGAATTGCTATCCGCCCGTGAACAGTACCCGCAACTGTCTATCAGGGCAGAGGATCTAACCAGCCGGCTGCAAGTGCGAAATCAAGACCGGCAAGCGATCGCTAACCAAATTGAAAGCATTAACCGGCAGCTATTGGAAACCCCGGATGCCGGTAGTAAGATTCAATCCTTAGAACAGCAAATCTCAGCGCGACGCACTCAGTTAGATAGCCGGCTGGCGAGTTTAGGGCGTTTGCAACAACAACAGCAGCATCTTGAAAACCTCCAGATGCAACTAAGCGAACAGCAGCAACAATTGCAAACCGGACTCAGGCAGCAGCGCGTTTATCAGGAACTCGCCGCAGCCTTTGGCAAAAATGGTATCCAAGCGCTGATGATTGAGAATGTGCTGCCCCAATTGGAAGCGGAAACCAATCAAATTTTATCGAGGTTAAGTGCAAATCAGTTGCACATCCAGTTTGTGACGCAACGAGCCGGTAAAAGCAAAAAAGCATCCTCTAAGAGTGCCGGTAAACTCATAGACACCTTAGATATTTTGATTGCCGATGCCCGGGGCACGCGCCCTTACGAAACTTACTCTGGCGGGGAAGCCTTCCGCATTAACTTTGCCATTCGTCTCGCCCTCGCTCGTTTGCTGGCACACCGTTCTGGCACAGCCTTGCAAATGCTAATTGTGGATGAAGGGTTCGGGACACAAGATGCAGAAGGATGCGATCGCTTAATTTCTGCGATCAATGCCATCGCCCCTGAGTTTGCTTGCATTCTCACCGTCACTCATATGCCGCAATTCAAAGAGGCTTTCCAAGCTCGAATTGAGGTGGTTAAAACGCCCAATGGGTCTAAAATCAGTCTTTCTGTTTGA
- a CDS encoding four helix bundle protein yields the protein MSGITYSVILILYNDQDNRLFVKIARGSLYETINWLRLASARQLLSSEQVGRLKPITDELLPKLNAYLKSIGHREYRE from the coding sequence ATAAGTGGTATCACCTACTCAGTAATATTAATTCTTTATAATGACCAAGATAATCGCCTTTTTGTAAAGATTGCCAGAGGCTCTTTATACGAAACTATAAACTGGTTAAGATTAGCCTCTGCAAGACAACTCTTGAGCAGTGAACAGGTAGGTCGGCTCAAACCAATCACTGATGAACTATTACCGAAGCTTAATGCTTACTTAAAATCAATAGGACATAGGGAATATAGGGAATAG
- a CDS encoding site-2 protease family protein, with the protein MNGNIRVGNLFGIPFFVNLSWFLVLGLVTFSYGGGLAAQFPAMGGAMPWLLGFVAALLLFASVLAHELGHSFVAMQQGIEVKSITLFLFGGLASLERESKTPAEAFWVAIAGPAVSFLLFGLFTAIGTGIGLTGPVAAIVGLLASINLVLAAFNLIPGLPLDGGNILKAAVWKFTGNPYKGVVFASRVGQIIGWIAIATGVFGNFWNLLIGFFLLQNAGRSAQFATVQDKLAGLTAEDAVNPNSPIVPAELTLRELANEYIIGKATWRKFFVTDTEGQVLGAISVDDLKAIPTDQWPQTQVKDLMKPVELATAVKPEQSLLEVVTLLETKQLTELPVIRENGAIVGLVEKAAIISLLEKRAQANPA; encoded by the coding sequence ATGAACGGCAACATCCGCGTAGGCAACTTATTTGGGATTCCATTTTTTGTGAATCTCTCCTGGTTTTTAGTTTTGGGCTTAGTGACGTTTAGCTATGGTGGTGGACTCGCAGCTCAATTTCCGGCAATGGGCGGCGCGATGCCCTGGCTGTTGGGATTTGTTGCGGCGCTGTTGCTGTTCGCTTCTGTCTTAGCACACGAGTTGGGGCATAGTTTTGTTGCTATGCAGCAGGGAATTGAAGTGAAATCGATTACTCTGTTTCTGTTTGGTGGTTTAGCGAGTCTGGAAAGAGAGTCAAAAACACCGGCAGAGGCGTTCTGGGTGGCAATTGCAGGGCCGGCAGTTAGCTTTTTACTCTTTGGTCTATTCACAGCCATTGGCACCGGCATCGGTCTGACAGGGCCGGTTGCGGCAATTGTGGGACTCCTCGCTTCGATTAATTTAGTCCTGGCTGCGTTTAACCTGATTCCTGGTTTACCCCTTGATGGCGGTAATATCCTCAAAGCCGCAGTCTGGAAGTTCACCGGCAATCCTTATAAAGGTGTTGTGTTTGCCAGTCGTGTCGGTCAAATTATTGGCTGGATTGCAATCGCTACTGGGGTGTTCGGCAACTTCTGGAATCTGTTAATCGGTTTCTTCTTACTGCAAAATGCCGGTCGCTCTGCTCAGTTTGCCACAGTGCAAGATAAATTAGCCGGCTTGACGGCTGAAGATGCGGTGAATCCGAATAGTCCGATTGTGCCGGCAGAGTTGACCCTGAGAGAATTGGCAAACGAATACATCATTGGCAAAGCAACTTGGCGTAAGTTTTTTGTCACCGATACTGAAGGGCAAGTGTTGGGCGCGATCTCGGTTGACGATTTGAAAGCAATTCCAACCGATCAGTGGCCTCAAACTCAAGTGAAAGACTTGATGAAACCCGTCGAATTAGCCACGGCAGTTAAACCAGAACAATCGTTACTAGAAGTTGTAACGTTACTGGAAACAAAACAGTTAACTGAGCTGCCGGTGATTCGTGAAAATGGTGCGATTGTCGGACTTGTCGAAAAAGCTGCGATTATCAGTTTACTTGAGAAAAGAGCGCAAGCCAATCCTGCTTAA
- a CDS encoding glutamine synthetase III: protein MTHELRVQAVSQVTDRKPLPPKMPQRLEALWATDVFTLSKMQASLPKDVYKSVKNTIQTGGKLDVSIAGTVAAAMKDWATSKGALYYAHVFYPMTNATAEKHDGFISVQGDGSVITEFTGKVLVQGEPDGSSFPNGGLRSTFEARGYTAWDVTSPAYVMETDNGVTLCIPTVFISWTGVALDKKTPLLRSNAAMNKAATRLLKLLGHTEVAPVNSSCGPEQEYFLVDAHFAHSRPDLLLTGRTLFGKPPAKGQQFDDHYFGAIPDRVQVFMQDVEEKMYRLGIPAKTRHNEVAPGQFEIAPFFEAANVASDHQQLTMTILKSTAKKHGFVCLLHEKPFAGINGSGKHVNWSVGNATQGNLLDPGDTPDANMQFLLFCGAVIRGLHKYGPLMRAVVATASNDHRLGANEAPPAIISIYLGTQLEQVFEQISQGQPTSSAHAGVMELGVDTLPVFPKDPGDRNRTSPFAFTGNRFEFRAVGSGQSVSGPLVAMNTIMADSLAWIADALESEMAKGADLNAAAKTVLKEVMDKHSAVVFGGNGYSEEWHKMAVEERGLADLRTTADALPVLKADYIEELFDRLGVLTPIELESRFEVYAEQYTLAIEVEAKLVVSMAKTIIYPAAVRYLSELSTAIANSKAIGIELDKESAEKVASLIQLMMDNVNKLSAAMGKHDFASLEDHMQYLAQTIRPLMDKVREYADALEGEVADDFWPLPTYQEMLFVK from the coding sequence ATGACCCATGAATTACGCGTTCAAGCTGTCTCTCAAGTCACCGATCGCAAACCCCTACCACCCAAAATGCCGCAGCGACTAGAAGCGCTGTGGGCAACGGATGTGTTTACACTGAGCAAAATGCAGGCAAGCTTGCCCAAAGATGTCTATAAATCTGTTAAGAATACGATCCAAACAGGCGGAAAACTGGATGTATCAATCGCGGGTACCGTGGCGGCGGCGATGAAAGATTGGGCAACGTCTAAAGGGGCATTGTATTACGCGCACGTCTTTTACCCAATGACGAATGCGACGGCTGAAAAGCATGACGGTTTCATTTCGGTGCAAGGGGATGGCAGCGTCATTACTGAATTTACCGGGAAAGTTCTAGTGCAGGGTGAACCGGATGGCTCGTCCTTTCCGAATGGTGGACTGCGTTCTACCTTTGAAGCTCGCGGCTACACGGCGTGGGATGTCACCAGTCCTGCCTATGTGATGGAAACCGACAATGGCGTCACCTTGTGCATTCCCACCGTGTTCATCTCCTGGACAGGGGTCGCCCTAGATAAGAAAACGCCCTTGTTGCGCTCGAATGCAGCGATGAACAAAGCCGCAACCCGCCTGCTAAAGCTGTTGGGACACACGGAAGTTGCGCCAGTCAACTCCAGTTGTGGTCCAGAGCAAGAATACTTTTTGGTGGATGCTCATTTTGCCCATAGTCGTCCCGATTTGCTGCTAACAGGTAGAACCCTATTTGGCAAACCCCCTGCCAAAGGTCAGCAATTTGATGATCACTACTTTGGTGCCATTCCCGATCGCGTCCAAGTGTTCATGCAGGACGTAGAAGAGAAAATGTATCGGCTAGGCATTCCGGCCAAAACTCGCCACAACGAAGTGGCTCCGGGTCAGTTCGAGATTGCGCCATTTTTTGAAGCCGCCAATGTTGCCAGCGATCACCAGCAGTTGACAATGACCATCCTCAAGAGTACGGCTAAGAAACATGGCTTTGTCTGCCTCTTGCACGAGAAGCCGTTTGCTGGAATTAATGGTTCCGGGAAACACGTCAACTGGTCGGTTGGCAATGCCACTCAGGGCAATTTGCTTGATCCAGGCGATACTCCCGATGCGAATATGCAATTTTTGCTGTTCTGTGGGGCGGTGATTCGAGGGCTGCATAAGTATGGCCCACTGATGCGGGCAGTTGTTGCCACAGCTAGTAATGATCATCGCTTGGGTGCGAATGAGGCTCCGCCTGCAATCATCTCGATTTATCTGGGAACGCAACTAGAGCAGGTGTTTGAGCAAATTAGCCAGGGACAGCCAACCAGTTCTGCCCACGCTGGGGTAATGGAACTCGGCGTAGACACGTTGCCAGTGTTCCCCAAAGATCCTGGCGATCGCAACCGCACTTCGCCCTTTGCCTTTACGGGCAACCGATTTGAGTTCCGGGCAGTCGGTTCGGGTCAGTCCGTTTCGGGTCCACTCGTGGCAATGAACACGATCATGGCAGATTCCTTGGCTTGGATTGCCGATGCCTTAGAGAGCGAGATGGCAAAGGGAGCTGACCTCAATGCTGCTGCCAAAACCGTTCTCAAAGAGGTAATGGACAAGCACAGCGCCGTGGTGTTTGGTGGCAACGGCTATTCGGAAGAATGGCACAAAATGGCGGTTGAAGAACGGGGTTTAGCTGACCTGCGGACGACAGCCGATGCGTTACCTGTCTTAAAAGCCGATTATATCGAAGAACTATTCGACCGACTTGGTGTCCTCACGCCCATTGAGCTAGAAAGCCGGTTTGAGGTTTATGCCGAACAGTATACGCTGGCGATTGAAGTCGAAGCCAAGCTAGTGGTGAGTATGGCAAAAACCATCATCTACCCCGCTGCGGTTCGGTATCTATCTGAACTGTCCACGGCGATCGCCAACTCCAAGGCGATCGGTATCGAATTGGACAAGGAAAGTGCCGAAAAGGTAGCATCGCTGATTCAATTGATGATGGATAACGTCAACAAACTTAGTGCGGCGATGGGCAAACATGATTTTGCCTCACTGGAAGACCATATGCAATATCTTGCCCAAACAATTCGTCCGTTAATGGACAAAGTGCGAGAATATGCCGATGCGCTTGAAGGAGAAGTAGCCGATGATTTCTGGCCTTTACCAACCTATCAAGAAATGCTGTTTGTCAAGTAA
- the ppk2 gene encoding polyphosphate kinase 2 codes for METENLNGSHSPTVTLEPLAAEPKETKNKKKKPKDKKKAKLSKTPELKGIYHTSERESGSKLPKKEYKKELVRLQVELVKMQYWAKHTGARIVILFEGRDAAGKGGTIRRITEPLNPRGCRVVALGTPSDREKTEWYFQRYVLHLPAASEIVCFDRSWYNRAGVEHVMGFCTDGQYQEFMQTCPEFERMLVKSGIVLLKYWFSVNDEEQERRFQSRTTDPARRWKLSPMDLESRDRWVEYSQAKDAMFAHTNIPEAPWFTVEADDKKRARLNCISHFLSKIPYVDMTPEPLELPPRKSAPHDYVRPPRNEQLFVPQMY; via the coding sequence ATGGAAACCGAAAATCTGAACGGTAGCCATTCGCCAACCGTAACGCTAGAGCCTCTAGCCGCAGAACCTAAAGAAACCAAGAACAAGAAAAAAAAGCCTAAGGACAAGAAAAAAGCCAAGCTGAGCAAAACCCCAGAACTGAAAGGGATTTACCATACATCTGAACGCGAAAGTGGTTCTAAGCTCCCTAAGAAAGAGTACAAAAAAGAACTTGTTCGCCTACAGGTAGAACTGGTAAAAATGCAATATTGGGCAAAGCATACAGGTGCCCGCATTGTCATCCTATTTGAAGGCCGCGATGCCGCAGGTAAGGGAGGCACCATTAGGCGCATCACCGAACCGCTGAATCCACGTGGCTGTCGAGTCGTAGCATTGGGGACGCCCAGCGATCGGGAAAAGACTGAATGGTACTTCCAGCGCTATGTGCTGCATCTTCCTGCTGCGAGTGAAATCGTCTGTTTTGATCGCAGTTGGTATAACCGTGCCGGAGTAGAACACGTTATGGGCTTCTGCACCGATGGGCAGTACCAGGAATTCATGCAAACCTGTCCAGAATTCGAGCGGATGTTGGTCAAATCTGGCATTGTTTTGCTGAAGTATTGGTTCTCGGTGAATGATGAGGAGCAAGAGCGCCGCTTCCAGTCTCGCACGACCGATCCGGCTCGTCGCTGGAAGCTGAGTCCAATGGATCTGGAGTCACGAGATCGCTGGGTGGAATATTCCCAGGCAAAAGACGCGATGTTTGCCCACACCAACATCCCTGAAGCCCCGTGGTTCACAGTGGAAGCGGACGACAAAAAACGCGCTCGCCTCAACTGCATTAGCCATTTTTTGAGCAAAATTCCCTATGTGGATATGACTCCGGAACCCCTGGAACTGCCGCCTCGCAAGAGCGCCCCTCATGACTATGTGCGTCCGCCTCGCAACGAGCAGCTCTTTGTTCCACAAATGTATTAA
- a CDS encoding ParA family protein → MPRIIAIINGKGGVGKTTTAVNLAAALSEKTRVLLVDADPQGSASWWVDRGEETMGFDLSRNTDPKLLGRLRKVEGYEIVVVDTPPALRSEALAAVVASADYVVLPTPPAPMDLAVLIETVREAIMPVGTAHRVLLTRVDTRSLGEALEAQNTLLELGIPACNAFVRAYKAHERAALDGVPITKAKGKNAREAEADYRRVAEEIQRDWRK, encoded by the coding sequence GTGCCAAGAATCATCGCTATCATCAACGGTAAGGGAGGCGTCGGGAAAACCACGACGGCAGTCAATTTGGCTGCAGCCCTCTCGGAGAAAACACGGGTTCTTTTAGTCGATGCCGATCCTCAAGGATCTGCCTCTTGGTGGGTTGATCGCGGTGAGGAAACAATGGGCTTCGATCTGTCTCGAAACACAGATCCGAAACTTTTGGGGCGTTTGCGGAAGGTAGAAGGCTACGAGATAGTCGTCGTAGATACACCGCCGGCGCTGAGATCCGAAGCTTTAGCAGCGGTGGTGGCAAGTGCGGATTATGTGGTTTTGCCCACACCTCCAGCGCCGATGGATCTAGCTGTGCTAATTGAAACCGTACGGGAAGCCATCATGCCGGTGGGAACCGCCCATCGGGTGCTTCTGACTAGAGTGGATACGCGGAGTTTAGGAGAAGCACTAGAGGCTCAAAACACACTCCTCGAATTAGGAATCCCCGCTTGCAATGCCTTTGTGCGTGCTTATAAAGCACACGAAAGAGCCGCACTTGATGGAGTTCCCATTACAAAAGCGAAAGGAAAAAACGCACGAGAAGCTGAAGCAGATTACCGCCGCGTGGCAGAAGAAATACAGCGTGACTGGAGGAAATAA